The sequence attcatattctTGGAGAAAAGCTGCTTTCTGCAGGTTTAACTTGCCACATTAGTTCCAAACTGAACTCAATTTGAGCTTGAGCTGTCTTTTTGTGTAAGATTGAAAAGCTGGCTAAGCCTCCAATCCTGCTCTGTGATACAGGACCCAGTTTGTAATATTTGAATTGCTAGTTTCAgatttaaattataattttgcCAAATTAGACAATTTTGTTGTGACAAAACTCTTGTGTGTcttgtgtttagacaacatttaaGAAGTTTGGCTTATTTTGTTATCCTGACATTCCATTTTCAATATGGTGTCTGGCCTTAAACCCTAATCTTCTGCTACTAACCTTCATATTGTTTTTGTAGGAGCTCCTGTGGAGGGATAGTGGAGTCCCTTGAAGTTGTTACTTTGTCTGGTGACATCCCAGTGAAGAGGTTCGCTCAACAGAACCACCTACCGCTCCACACCTGGCCTCTTGGTGATCTGCATGGACAGTTTGATGTTGGGGTGGTGGTGTCTTTTGGCTGTTTACTCCATGAGAGACTAATCAACAAGTTTCCATAGTGAGTATTTATTGTCTATAAGTGATATATTCTATAACCTgttgaaaggaaggatgtgtgatgatatcgttcaaaggaagagctgacgaagttcttattttgtagacgtttattagacgatggccatcgggtccattccatgtacaaagatggtctgggcaacGTACCACTGTCGGTGCATAGCTTATATGGGGTTACACctctgtatcttatcacatgaataacataggtTTTCCATGGGCACTAGGTCAGTTGGGAGCCCTCCAATCAAGTAATTGACAGCTgcctcacaacatattatgtgtcacaacataccacatctggaacagttccaaacttgaccatggatccattgtttgtatttctaaGATCCCCCTGAAGGGCCATACCATGTTACCTAAGGTGACATGCAGACTCtgaaatgtttatgtcacatgtccaacacccaaaatcaATAACATacatagggtcagataaaaatcatactaacaCCTGTGGACTGTTTCTCTGCTCTGgtctggctgcagtataggaaCAGACCTCTTACCCTCAACTCACTGAACCTATGACTAACCTATGATTTCTATCTCATAATCTCATACACTTAAACCTAGAGTCTAATCAACACCACGAGTTTTTGTGGTTCATTGACAGCATGAAATTataaactctttgtgtgtgtgcgtgtgcgtgcacATGCTGTTTTATTGCAGCGGGATCTTGAATGTTCACCCCAGCCTGCTGCCGAGGTGGCGAGGTCCAGCGCCTGTCTTCCACACCGTCATGCATGGTGATACTGTGACAGGAGTCACCATCATGCAGATCCGTCCTCACAGGTAAACAGAAGGAAATCTACCCTGTgttcttcctgttttctctttcatgctaaacaaaaacaaaatgtcttcaCATTCCAGGTTCGATGTGGGCCCTGTTCTTGCACAGGAGCTCCATCCTGTCCCTGAGAGATGTACTGCTGATGAGCTTGGAGCTGCTCTAGCCACTAAGGGAGCACATCTAGTGAGTTGCTGAAACATTCCTGGTACGTTATCTTCTGACTAACAGGATGGTAACGTAgttgctgtgttttctttctaaACCACAGCTGATTGACACGTTGAGGACACTGTCAGAGAGAATGGCAAATAAAATGGAGCAAAGTCAGACAGGTGCAACTTTTGGTATGTAGCTCTCTGAACCACAAAGACACAGTCCTGCTACATATAAATCAAGAGGAATCCTTCAAGCTTACACCTTCCTTCTCTCCAACCAACAGCCCCgaaaatccatccatccatgagCTGGATGGTGTGGGAGGAACAGACTTGTGACCAAATCGATCGTTTATATCGTGCCATTGGATCCAGGGTAATGAGGACTAATCTGGAACTGTTGTTCAGTATGAGCCATTCAAGACTCTGTTGAATATCACTGTAATGATCCCTCTCTCTGCCATCAGATACCTTTGAGAACCATATGGATGGGCAGCACAATAAAGCTTCTTGATTTTGTaggaaaatgtcac comes from Thunnus maccoyii chromosome 1, fThuMac1.1, whole genome shotgun sequence and encodes:
- the mtfmt gene encoding methionyl-tRNA formyltransferase, mitochondrial isoform X1 produces the protein MRWTRGGRAVGMLTACRSVLRRLQHCQPLAVWRRHLSSGPPWRLLFFGSDEFAVESLKLLTSNRSSCGGIVESLEVVTLSGDIPVKRFAQQNHLPLHTWPLGDLHGQFDVGVVVSFGCLLHERLINKFPYGILNVHPSLLPRWRGPAPVFHTVMHGDTVTGVTIMQIRPHRFDVGPVLAQELHPVPERCTADELGAALATKGAHLLIDTLRTLSERMANKMEQSQTGATFAPKIHPSMSWMVWEEQTCDQIDRLYRAIGSRIPLRTIWMGSTIKLLDFVGKCHISLSDQRRKPVPGSVSYQKESNTLAVLCKDGWVGFKAVLLKKRLTAADFYNGYLHQTLKKVTPHQTTECLFVSRKGVTEADQMRENSR
- the mtfmt gene encoding methionyl-tRNA formyltransferase, mitochondrial isoform X2, whose protein sequence is MRWTRGGRAVGMLTACRSVLRRLQHCQPLAVWRRHLSSGPPWRLLFFGSDEFAVESLKLLTSNRSSCGGIVESLEVVTLSGDIPVKRFAQQNHLPLHTWPLGDLHGQFDVGVVVSFGCLLHERLINKFPYGILNVHPSLLPRWRGPAPVFHTVMHGDTVTGVTIMQIRPHRFDVGPVLAQELHPVPERCTADELGAALATKGAHLLIDTLRTLSERMANKMEQSQTGATFAPKIHPSMSWMVWEEQTCDQIDRLYRAIGSRIPLRTIWMGSTIKLLDFVGKCHISLSDQRRKPVPGSVSYQKESNTLAVLCKDGWVGFKAVLLKKRLTAADFYNGYLHQTLKKI